From the genome of Lotus japonicus ecotype B-129 chromosome 6, LjGifu_v1.2, one region includes:
- the LOC130724875 gene encoding putative F-box/LRR-repeat protein 23: MWRTIDITNHPCYSHSELVNFSRYAIERSCGHLEDISIEDFGTDEVLKYIADSGSHLRQMRLWKCLGITNKGLREAVTKLPMLEEFEISFKHLSKASLEFIGKYCPHLSVLKLNMKEVKSFKFDDQAFAIAKTMPHLRQLQLLGNRLNDKLDYDDYYECDCGCDIDWGNEGVYDEADAFAEYYGLA, translated from the exons ATGTGGCGCACCATTGACATAACCAACCACCCTTGCTATTCACACTCCGAATTGGTGAACTTTTCTCGCTATGCCATTGAACGAAGTTGTGGTCATTTGGAAGACATTAGTATTGAGGATTTTGGTACTGATGAAGTCCTCAAATACATAGCTGATAG CGGAAGTCACCTAAGACAGATGCGGCTTTGGAAATGCTTGGGAATTACAAACAAAGGATTGAGAGAGGCTGTGACGAAGCTTCCCATGTTGGAGGAGTTTGAAATTTCATTCAAACACTTGTCTAAGGCTTCTTTGgaatttataggcaaatattGCCCACATTTGAGTGTGCTGAAACTTAACATGAAGGAAGTGAAAAGCTTCAAGTTTGATGATCAGGCCTTTGCAATTGCAAAAACCATGCCTCACCTACGTCAACTCCAGCTTCTGGGAAACAGGCTCA atgaTAAACTTGATTATGATGATTATTATGAATGTGACTGCGGATGTGATATTGACTGGGGCAATGAAGGGGTATATGATGAGGCAGATGCCTTCGCTGAGTATTATGGTCTAGCATGA
- the LOC130724876 gene encoding putative F-box/LRR-repeat protein 23: MRLLEGWEISDAQVSEVVKKLPLLEEFEISFCYDLSKDTLELMGKCCPHLQVLKFNMQETKGYECDDEAFAIAKTMPRLRHIQLLGNSLTNEGLLAILDGCPHLESLDLRVCSNVKLSGSLKERCLKQIRDLHFPEDLSDEVFMYVGSDNIDWGNDWPSNDWPYDLPDDILDLL; the protein is encoded by the coding sequence ATGCGGCTTTTGGAAGGCTGGGAAATTTCAGATGCACAAGTGAGTGAGGTTGTGAAGAAGCTTCCATTGTTGGAAGAGTTTGAAATATCATTCTGCTACGACCTATCTAAGGacactttggaactcatgggcAAATGTTGCCCCCATTTGCAAGTGCTGAAATTTAACATGCAGGAAACTAAAGGCTATGAGTGTGATGATGAGGCGTTTGCGATTGCGAAAACCATGCCTCGGCTACGTCATATCCAGCTTCTGGGAAACAGCCTCACTAATGAAGGCTTGCTTGCCATTCTTGATGGATGCCCTCATCTTGAATCTCTTGACCTGCGTGTTTGTTCCAATGTCAAATTGAGTGGAAGTTTGAAGGAAAGGTGTCTTAAGCAGATAAGAGATTTACATTTTCCTGAAGACTTGAGTGATGAAGTTTTCATGTATGTTGGATCTGACAACATTGACTGGGGCAATGACTGGCCAAGCAATGACTGGCCATATGATCTTCCAGATGACATCTTGGATCTATTATGA